The Saccharopolyspora gloriosae genome window below encodes:
- a CDS encoding acyl-CoA dehydrogenase, whose translation MGHYKSNVRDLEFNLFELFKVQERLGTGAFEQSDEDTVRGVLSELNSLATGPLAESFAEGDRTPAKFDPKTHSVTLPESFKKSYQQVMDGEWWRLGLSDELGGYGIPPTVQWATSELILGANPAVYMYMAGPQFAGIMHKNGTDQQKRWADLMIERLWGATMVLTEPDAGSDVGSGRTKAIKQADGSWHLDGVKRFITSADQDMTENIMHLVLARPEGEGVESKPGTKGLSLFLVPKFHFDEETGAPGERNGAFVTNVEHKMGLNASATCELTFGQHGTPAQGWLLGEVHDGIAQMFQVIEYARMMVGTKAIATLSTGYLNALEYAKERQQGADLTRATDKTAPRVTITNHPDVRRILLLQKAYAEGLRAVYLYTATYQDQIAQGKATGEDVALAEQVNDLLLPIVKGVGSERAYENLTLSLQTLGGSGYLQDYPIEQYIRDAKIDSLYEGTTAIQAQDFFFRKIVRNNGAALGHIAAEVQKSLEAEGADERLKEERALVAQALEDAQGTLGAVFGFLTSAQEDVNNIYKVGQHAVTVLMSMGDLLIGWLLLRQAEVALAALDAGASAKDQSYYQGKVAVARFFAKNVLPELSSRRKVVENADNAIMELDESVF comes from the coding sequence ATGGGCCACTACAAGAGCAACGTCCGCGACCTCGAATTCAACTTGTTCGAGTTGTTCAAGGTGCAAGAGCGGCTGGGCACCGGGGCGTTCGAGCAGTCCGACGAGGACACCGTGCGCGGTGTGCTCAGCGAGCTCAACAGCCTCGCCACCGGGCCCCTCGCGGAGTCCTTCGCGGAAGGTGACCGCACCCCGGCGAAGTTCGACCCGAAGACCCACTCGGTGACGCTGCCCGAGTCGTTCAAGAAGTCCTACCAGCAGGTCATGGACGGGGAGTGGTGGCGGCTCGGGCTCTCCGACGAGCTCGGCGGCTACGGCATCCCGCCGACCGTGCAGTGGGCCACCTCCGAGCTGATCCTCGGCGCCAACCCGGCCGTCTACATGTACATGGCCGGGCCCCAGTTCGCCGGGATCATGCACAAGAACGGCACCGACCAGCAGAAGCGCTGGGCCGACCTGATGATCGAGCGGCTCTGGGGCGCCACGATGGTGCTGACCGAGCCGGACGCGGGCTCCGACGTCGGCTCCGGGCGCACCAAGGCCATCAAGCAGGCCGACGGCAGCTGGCACCTCGACGGCGTGAAGCGGTTCATCACCTCCGCCGACCAGGACATGACCGAGAACATCATGCACCTGGTGCTGGCCCGCCCCGAGGGCGAAGGCGTGGAGAGCAAGCCCGGCACCAAGGGCCTGAGCCTGTTCCTGGTGCCGAAGTTCCACTTCGACGAGGAGACCGGCGCCCCCGGCGAGCGCAACGGCGCCTTCGTCACCAACGTCGAGCACAAGATGGGCCTCAACGCCTCCGCCACCTGCGAGCTGACCTTCGGCCAGCACGGCACCCCGGCGCAGGGCTGGCTGCTCGGCGAGGTGCACGACGGCATCGCGCAGATGTTCCAGGTCATCGAGTACGCCCGGATGATGGTCGGCACCAAGGCCATCGCGACGCTGTCCACCGGCTACCTCAACGCGCTGGAGTACGCCAAGGAGCGCCAGCAGGGCGCGGACCTCACCAGGGCCACCGACAAGACCGCCCCGCGCGTCACGATCACCAACCACCCCGACGTGCGCCGCATCCTGCTGCTGCAGAAGGCGTACGCGGAGGGCCTGCGCGCGGTGTACCTCTACACCGCGACGTACCAGGACCAGATCGCCCAGGGCAAGGCCACCGGCGAGGACGTCGCGCTGGCCGAGCAGGTCAACGACCTGCTGCTGCCGATCGTCAAGGGCGTGGGATCGGAGCGGGCGTACGAGAACCTGACGCTGTCGCTGCAGACCCTCGGCGGCTCCGGCTACCTGCAGGACTACCCGATCGAGCAGTACATCCGGGACGCCAAGATCGACAGCCTGTACGAGGGCACCACGGCGATCCAGGCGCAGGACTTCTTCTTCCGCAAGATCGTGCGCAACAACGGCGCGGCCCTCGGCCACATCGCCGCCGAGGTGCAGAAGTCGCTGGAGGCCGAAGGCGCCGACGAGCGGCTCAAGGAGGAGCGGGCGCTGGTCGCGCAGGCGCTGGAGGACGCGCAGGGCACCCTCGGCGCCGTGTTCGGCTTCCTGACCTCCGCGCAGGAGGACGTGAACAACATCTACAAGGTCGGCCAGCACGCCGTCACGGTCCTGATGAGCATGGGCGACCTGCTCATCGGCTGGCTGCTGCTGCGCCAGGCCGAGGTGGCGCTGGCCGCGCTGGACGCGGGCGCCTCGGCCAAGGACCAGTCCTACTACCAGGGCAAGGTCGCGGTGGCGCGCTTCTTCGCGAAGAACGTGCTGCCGGAGCTGTCCTCCCGCCGCAAGGTCGTGGAGAACGCCGACAACGCGATCATGGAGCTGGACGAGTCGGTGTTCTGA